Proteins from one Arcobacter sp. F2176 genomic window:
- a CDS encoding tripartite tricarboxylate transporter permease, whose protein sequence is MDIVNLDSAQQAVALLFSEPQYWLVVIPGIIIGLFFGATPGLQTSMAMAIFLPMTMYMDFLQAMLFLTAIFTGSGFGAGVPAILMNIPGTSSAIATSFDGYPMARKGEHNEALGLALGSSTFGVLLGYVLLFFLIKPMSLFVLKLGPSEMFIVILWGLTLIASLTGKHVVKGLIAGLVGLLVGTIGFSDNGILRGTMGLEILADGIPVIPAMMGMFAASELFKLVKSEFLVEDESQRRVRISYIVKGFKKAFSYPVILIRGSLIGVIIGAVPGVGSSVSNLLSYIETKRRDKDPDSYGKGNPKGVIASESANSTSEAGSMATLLALGIPGGGATAVMLAAFAMHNITGGPQFIREQMDVVYAIIFANFAQAFLLIILGLLLIPILASIIKVKMTYLVPSVLILATAGAFGLTGNMSGPATVLVFALLGWVFRRYNFSVPAAVIGMLLGKMAEGSLVQTLQISGGDFSYIFQRPITIAIIVLLIFSLFGSSLIEKLTKKAK, encoded by the coding sequence ATGGATATAGTTAATTTAGATTCAGCGCAACAAGCAGTTGCCCTACTCTTTTCAGAACCTCAATACTGGTTAGTTGTAATACCTGGTATTATCATTGGATTGTTTTTTGGAGCAACACCTGGATTACAAACATCAATGGCAATGGCGATATTTTTGCCAATGACAATGTATATGGATTTTTTACAAGCAATGTTATTTTTAACTGCAATATTTACAGGTAGTGGGTTTGGAGCTGGTGTTCCTGCTATATTGATGAATATACCGGGGACTTCCTCAGCTATTGCTACATCTTTTGATGGTTATCCAATGGCAAGAAAAGGTGAACATAATGAAGCTTTAGGTCTAGCACTTGGGTCTTCTACTTTTGGTGTATTACTTGGATATGTTTTACTTTTCTTTTTAATAAAACCAATGTCTCTTTTTGTTTTAAAATTAGGTCCTTCTGAAATGTTTATTGTTATTTTGTGGGGTCTTACTTTAATTGCCAGTTTAACAGGGAAACATGTTGTAAAAGGTCTTATTGCAGGACTTGTAGGTTTATTAGTTGGTACTATAGGATTTAGTGATAATGGTATTTTAAGAGGAACAATGGGCTTAGAAATCTTAGCAGATGGTATTCCTGTTATTCCAGCAATGATGGGGATGTTTGCAGCTTCTGAATTATTTAAACTTGTTAAATCTGAATTTTTAGTTGAAGATGAAAGCCAAAGAAGAGTAAGAATTTCATACATAGTAAAAGGCTTTAAAAAAGCATTTTCTTATCCTGTTATTTTGATAAGAGGAAGTTTAATTGGTGTAATTATCGGTGCAGTTCCAGGTGTTGGTTCATCAGTATCAAATCTTTTATCTTATATAGAAACTAAAAGAAGAGATAAAGATCCCGATAGTTATGGAAAAGGAAATCCAAAAGGTGTTATTGCTTCAGAATCTGCAAATAGCACATCTGAAGCTGGTTCTATGGCTACACTTTTAGCTCTTGGTATTCCAGGTGGTGGTGCAACGGCTGTTATGTTAGCTGCCTTTGCTATGCATAATATTACAGGTGGTCCACAATTTATTAGAGAACAAATGGATGTTGTATATGCAATTATATTTGCAAACTTTGCACAAGCATTTTTATTAATAATATTAGGACTTTTATTAATACCTATATTAGCATCAATCATTAAAGTCAAGATGACATATCTTGTACCATCTGTTTTAATTTTAGCAACAGCTGGGGCATTTGGATTGACAGGAAATATGTCCGGTCCTGCTACTGTTTTAGTATTTGCATTGCTTGGTTGGGTATTTAGAAGATATAATTTTTCTGTGCCAGCAGCAGTTATTGGTATGTTATTAGGAAAAATGGCAGAAGGTTCACTAGTTCAAACCTTACAGATATCAGGTGGTGATTTTTCATATATTTTCCAAAGACCAATTACCATTGCTATTATAGTTTTATTAATTTTCTCTTTATTTGGTTCTTCATTAATTGAAAAATTAACTAAAAAAGCTAAATAA
- a CDS encoding tripartite tricarboxylate transporter substrate binding protein, with product MYTSIMKSAIKIAAISVLGLGLLTTSSQAKEYPSKPVNLVVGFGIGGSADRMARSMSTFLSDELGGIIKVINKKGAGTQIAANYILNRPADGYTVFASTFSPYLANTILTGGAKYKMTDFDFINIQWFDYELFAVNKNSKYNNMVEVLNAIKEHPKTVKAAVVQGSGGHLILKLLLEKYNIPQENLNLVTYSSGGKARTAVAGGQVDLIAISAEGSENIREFIKPLAILKNERIKQWDVPTLNEAVKPLGFQVPVFSGSMRGFAVKKEFKEKYPKRYTELTDAIKRTLDNKDVQKFLKSNQIGYDWTGPEESNKLIDESYQFFKQYGYLLND from the coding sequence ATGTATACAAGTATTATGAAGTCAGCAATAAAAATTGCTGCAATTTCAGTATTAGGATTAGGGCTTTTAACTACAAGCTCACAAGCAAAAGAATATCCATCTAAGCCAGTAAACTTAGTAGTTGGATTTGGTATTGGGGGAAGTGCGGATAGGATGGCTAGATCTATGTCAACATTTTTATCTGATGAGTTAGGTGGTATCATAAAAGTTATCAATAAAAAAGGTGCGGGTACACAAATTGCTGCAAATTATATATTAAATAGACCTGCAGATGGTTATACAGTATTTGCTTCAACTTTTTCACCTTATTTAGCTAATACAATTTTAACAGGTGGTGCTAAATACAAAATGACTGATTTTGACTTTATTAATATTCAATGGTTTGATTATGAATTATTTGCTGTTAATAAAAATTCAAAATACAATAATATGGTAGAAGTTTTAAATGCAATTAAAGAACACCCAAAAACAGTAAAAGCTGCTGTGGTTCAAGGTTCTGGTGGACATTTAATTTTAAAATTATTGTTAGAAAAATATAACATTCCTCAAGAAAATTTAAATCTTGTTACATACAGTAGTGGTGGAAAAGCTAGAACAGCAGTTGCTGGTGGACAAGTTGACTTAATAGCAATTTCAGCAGAAGGAAGTGAAAATATTAGAGAATTTATTAAGCCACTTGCAATATTAAAAAATGAAAGAATAAAACAATGGGATGTTCCAACATTAAATGAAGCGGTTAAACCTTTAGGATTCCAGGTTCCAGTATTTAGTGGTTCGATGAGAGGATTTGCTGTTAAAAAAGAGTTTAAGGAAAAATATCCAAAAAGATATACAGAATTAACTGATGCAATAAAAAGAACTTTGGATAATAAAGATGTTCAAAAATTCTTAAAATCAAATCAAATTGGTTATGATTGGACTGGACCAGAAGAATCAAATAAATTAATAGATGAATCGTATCAATTCTTTAAACAATACGGTTACTTATTGAACGACTAG
- a CDS encoding tripartite tricarboxylate transporter TctB family protein, with translation MALSKEKIANSIVILCLAAFVLWYALNAHNASSSLENMILILPIAAITLCLCIFEFFTQKEDLEKKDDFITVLPIMVLFAIYVFTLEYLGFDLGTVLFLAVSLYIHGEKRLPWVIGYSLVYGFVIAYFFSMMLPYPMPMTFLPTDY, from the coding sequence ATGGCTTTATCAAAAGAAAAAATAGCTAATAGCATAGTAATCCTATGCTTAGCTGCATTTGTACTATGGTATGCATTAAATGCACATAATGCATCTAGTAGCTTAGAAAATATGATTCTTATTCTTCCTATTGCTGCTATTACACTTTGCTTATGCATTTTTGAGTTTTTTACTCAAAAGGAAGATTTAGAAAAAAAAGATGATTTTATTACTGTACTTCCAATAATGGTTCTATTTGCTATATATGTTTTTACTTTAGAATACTTAGGTTTTGACCTTGGAACAGTTTTATTTTTAGCCGTATCTTTATATATACATGGTGAGAAAAGATTACCATGGGTAATTGGTTATAGTTTGGTTTATGGTTTTGTTATTGCATACTTTTTTTCAATGATGCTTCCTTATCCAATGCCTATGACATTTTTGCCAACTGATTATTAG
- a CDS encoding tripartite tricarboxylate transporter substrate binding protein has protein sequence MYTSMFKSAIKSALIFVLGISLFTINLQADEYPNKPINFVVGFGIGGSADRMTRSMSTFLSDELNTPIKVFNKKGASTQIAANYVLKKPADGYTIFASTFSPFLANSILTGGAKFKISDFDFINVQWLDFELFAVNKDSKYNNMVEILNAIKNHPKTVKAAVFQGSVGQLLLKLMLDKYNIPQENLNLVVYNSGGKARTAIAGGQVDLIAISAQGSETIKEFIKPLAIVKDKRVKQWDAPTLNEAIEPLGFQVPVFTGSTRGFAVRKEFKEKYPERYEKLTNAIKRTLARKDVQKFLKSNDIGYTWTGPEESNHLIQESYDIFKSYSYLVKE, from the coding sequence ATGTATACAAGCATGTTTAAATCAGCAATTAAATCTGCTTTAATTTTTGTATTAGGAATAAGTTTATTTACTATAAATTTACAAGCAGATGAATATCCTAATAAACCAATTAATTTTGTTGTAGGTTTCGGTATTGGGGGCAGTGCCGATAGAATGACAAGATCAATGTCTACTTTTTTATCAGATGAGTTAAATACTCCCATAAAAGTATTCAATAAAAAAGGAGCTAGTACTCAAATTGCTGCTAATTATGTGTTAAAAAAGCCTGCAGATGGATATACAATATTTGCTTCAACTTTTTCACCATTTTTGGCTAATTCAATTTTAACAGGTGGTGCTAAATTTAAAATAAGTGATTTTGATTTTATCAATGTACAATGGCTTGATTTTGAATTATTTGCTGTCAATAAAGATTCAAAATACAATAATATGGTAGAAATTTTAAATGCAATTAAAAATCACCCAAAAACAGTAAAAGCTGCTGTTTTTCAGGGGTCAGTAGGACAATTACTTTTAAAACTTATGTTAGATAAATATAATATTCCTCAAGAAAATTTAAATCTTGTTGTATACAATAGTGGAGGTAAAGCAAGAACAGCAATTGCAGGTGGACAAGTTGACTTAATAGCAATTTCAGCGCAAGGAAGTGAAACTATTAAAGAATTTATAAAACCTTTGGCTATCGTAAAAGATAAGAGAGTAAAACAATGGGATGCTCCAACACTAAATGAAGCAATTGAACCTTTAGGTTTTCAAGTTCCAGTATTCACTGGTTCTACAAGAGGTTTTGCAGTTAGAAAAGAATTTAAAGAAAAATATCCAGAGAGATATGAGAAATTGACTAATGCAATAAAAAGAACTTTAGCTAGAAAAGATGTTCAAAAGTTCTTAAAATCAAATGACATTGGCTACACTTGGACAGGACCAGAAGAATCAAATCATTTGATTCAAGAATCATATGATATTTTCAAATCTTATTCATATTTAGTAAAAGAATAA